The window TCCAAAATAAATCGTATTGTGCAATACTTTGCCAAGCGACCTCAGGTGCAAGAACGTTTGACCGTACAGATTGCTGACGAGTTGCGGCGCATTCTAAATACGGAAGACGTGGCCGTAGTTATAGACGCGGCGCATTTATGTGTGTCATCGCGGGGTGTACAAGATACCGGCAGTACGACAACTACATCCAGTTTTTTAGGTCGTTTCCATGATGAAGGCGTACGGAATGAATTTTTACGTTATATTGAAATTAAATAAAGAACGTTTAACACATCTAGGCAAATATGAAACAAATAATTTTTTTAAGTGTATCAATTAATATGTTGCTGTTTGGCATAGCATGCCGCGATGTACGCATAAAACCGGAGCAATCAAATATGAAATCTACGCAACCCGTGTACAACATTGCTGTCAAAACAATTGACGGCGCCGAAACAAATTTGGCTACGTATCGCGGAAAAAAAATACTCCTCGTTAACGTGGCTTCCGAGTGCGGTTATACGCCGCAATACAAAGATTTACAAAAATTGCAAGAACAGTTTGGCTCTAAAGTCGTCGTTCTTGGTTTTCCGTCGAACGATTTTGGCGGACAGGAACCGGGCTCCAATGCTGAAATAAAGAATTTTTGTGAGCGCAATTATAAAATAACATTTCCTATGTTTGATAAAATAACCGTGGTCGGCGAAGGACAACATCCGCTCTACCAATGGCTCAGTCAAAAAAACCTCAATGGATGGAATGAAAAGGCGCCGAGCTGGAATTTTTGTAAATATTTAATCGACGAAAACGGGGAATTGATCGGATATTATAATTCCTCCGTTAATCCGCTGAGCGATGAAATCATTAACAAATTATAACAAAATCGCGCAATGCACGTTTTAGAGCGCGAACAAATTTTGTCCTGCACGTTGTTGGATGCA of the bacterium genome contains:
- a CDS encoding glutathione peroxidase; protein product: MKQIIFLSVSINMLLFGIACRDVRIKPEQSNMKSTQPVYNIAVKTIDGAETNLATYRGKKILLVNVASECGYTPQYKDLQKLQEQFGSKVVVLGFPSNDFGGQEPGSNAEIKNFCERNYKITFPMFDKITVVGEGQHPLYQWLSQKNLNGWNEKAPSWNFCKYLIDENGELIGYYNSSVNPLSDEIINKL